The window GTGAACTGCCCCGACGGGTACAACACGACGAGACGCCGGAAGTCGAGTTCAGCCTGGACCGGGTCCACGGTCAGACGGCCCCTGAGCCACAACCCACGCTGCCGTTCCCTGCGGGTGGCGTCCAACCGTTCGTCCTCCCACCAGACGATCAACTCATCACGGGCTTCGTCTGTCCGTCCCATCCGAGTCAGTTGCTCGACCGGCTCTAGCGTCGATTGGGCCTCGACAACATCGGGCTGCATCAGCAGGGTGAACGCGGTCAGCACAGACACAAGTCCGACCCTCAAACCACCGCGCACCGCAAGGCTCCGCTCTCTACCGGTCATGCTGCCTCCGCATAAACCCGCAGCCCAAGCAGCCACGACTCCAGAAAATGTTCGTCGGTATGTGGGCTCGCCTTTAACAGCCGGTCCACGTCGAGTAGCCCTTCGAGCGCGTGGTCGACATGAGGTAGTGACCACTTTCGTGCCTGAGAGCCGACGCGCCTTGCCAACCACTTCTGATGATGCGGGAGCACGGCTTCGAGGCCGCCCGGACCCTTTTCTAGTGCGATACCGAGTCGCAGGAATTGGGTGGCCAGTCCGATCACGAGACTGACGCCGGAGTCTCCCTGAGACAGCAAAACGGGTAGGCCCCGGCCGGCCTGCTCAAATTTCCGATCGGCGACCAGGTCGAACCACCCCCACCGATCCTGGGAGGGGAGCTTGGTACCCGCAGCATCGACGTCAGCCAGTGTGATGGTCTTCCGTTCGTCGATGAAGTCGGCCAACTTCGCCACTTCCTGCGACAGAACGCCAAGGTTCGTCCCGATCGCCGCGCCCAGCGCCTGTGCGGCCGAGACCTCAAACTCGACTCCGTGCTCCTCCGTGGCTCGCGCCATAAGCCAGCCCGGGACATCCGCCTCGGTGATCGCCCGGAACTCGACAGTCCGGCTGAACTTCGCCAGTTGGCTGTAGAATTTTGCCTTGGACGCCGAGGGAACAGTACAGCTGAGAATCAACGCCAGTCCCGGGGGCGGATTTTGCGCCACCGCGAGCAGAGCTTCCCTCGCATGCTTCGATCCGGATAGCCCCTCGACTTCGCTCAGTACGACAACCCGCCATTCGGCCATCATCGGTGGTGTCGCAATGATCGACGCCAGAGTCTCCGCATCGACGTTGCTGCCGCTGATCCGATCGAGGTTGAAATCCCGAGTCCCCGGATCGACATGCGCGTCGATGAGCGCGCGGACCGTGAGGTCTTTCCGGAAATGGTCTTCGCCATGGAGGTAGAAGACACCGCCGGGTTCAGAACCGAGTTTCCGGATGGAGGCGAGCGTAGTCACGTCTCGAATCTCGCCTCGGGCCTCACCTCTGGAAACCACCGATCAACTCAACGATCGGGGAGAAATCTCTGACGCCCGCCAACTTGCTGATCGTAGCGTTGCGACAAAGGTGTGTAGTCGTAGAGAATCGTATTCTCCCAGAGACCCTCGTCCAGATCATCACCCGCCTTCGAGCTGAACACGCGGGGAGGCGAACTCGCTGCCCGTACGGGTGACCGGGAAGGCGCACGATCGACGACGATCGGAGCCAACTCCACGGCTCTCGACCCAGCGAACATTGTCGGAGACCATGCCGCCGCAGTCAGGAGCAGCGCGATACCGAGTACGGTCATCGCAGGCGTACCGGACGCGGCATGAACTCCGAGCAAGCGCTCATCATCGACGTGAAACAGCCTGTGTCGCAGGCGGGGTTCGAAGTCCGCGCGCAGCTCCGGCTCGGGGAGCGACCGAAGAAGCTGTCCGCCATGAACGACGACGTGCCGGTATCGGACACACGCAGAACAGGCGCCGAGGTGTCGTTGAATAGACGCTGCTTCCTCGCTGGACGTATCACCGTCCAGGTACTCCGTGAGGCGAGCTACGACTTCGGAACAGTTCATCGAATCGGTCTCTCAAGACGACTACAGACCCCAGTGGCCTTAACTCCGTGTCCGGTTACTACTGCACGTGCACGGCAGGGTTCCACAAAAAACAAGCCCCCACCGGGTTTCCCCGGCGGGGGCTTTCCCCACCCCACCCCACCTCACACTCGGACGAAGTACGCTTCAGTGGCACACCTCGTCAGTCAATCATGGGAGCAATGATGTGCGCGAAGTTGTTCCGCGCACGATTTAGTCGACTCTTTACCGTCCCGAGGTTACAGCCCGTGATATCGGCGATCTCCTCGTACGTCTTTCCTTCCATCTCGCGGAGGACAAAAACGATGCGGTGATGCTCAGGCAGCTGCTCCACGGCCTCTTCGACCTTGGCCCGAAGGTGTCGCTTCCGGAACAGGTCGTCAGGCTTGTACTGCGTGTCCTCCCACTCGAGCGGCCGATGGTCGGCGTCCCAGTTCTTCTTGAGCGTCTGGAAGAGCACCAGCGGATTACGGGCCCGATTCCGCAGCTCGTTCTTCGCAAGATTACTCGCGATCGTGTAGATCCATGTCGAAAACTTCTTCGACTTATCGAAACGGTGCAGGTGTCGGTAGACACGGACGAACGTCTCCTGAACCAAGTCCTGCCCGCGCTCGCGATCACCGATGGTCCGGTACACGAAGTTCAGCAGCCTCTGGTCATATCGACGCACCAGATCGTTGAACGCCCGGGGATCTCCATCGAGAGATGCCTGGACAACCTCGGAATCGGTCATTTCGCCCAGCTTCAGACGGTGGTCACGAGCTTCGCTCGGCATCAC of the Longimicrobiales bacterium genome contains:
- the holA gene encoding DNA polymerase III subunit delta; the encoded protein is MTTLASIRKLGSEPGGVFYLHGEDHFRKDLTVRALIDAHVDPGTRDFNLDRISGSNVDAETLASIIATPPMMAEWRVVVLSEVEGLSGSKHAREALLAVAQNPPPGLALILSCTVPSASKAKFYSQLAKFSRTVEFRAITEADVPGWLMARATEEHGVEFEVSAAQALGAAIGTNLGVLSQEVAKLADFIDERKTITLADVDAAGTKLPSQDRWGWFDLVADRKFEQAGRGLPVLLSQGDSGVSLVIGLATQFLRLGIALEKGPGGLEAVLPHHQKWLARRVGSQARKWSLPHVDHALEGLLDVDRLLKASPHTDEHFLESWLLGLRVYAEAA
- a CDS encoding zf-HC2 domain-containing protein, whose protein sequence is MNCSEVVARLTEYLDGDTSSEEAASIQRHLGACSACVRYRHVVVHGGQLLRSLPEPELRADFEPRLRHRLFHVDDERLLGVHAASGTPAMTVLGIALLLTAAAWSPTMFAGSRAVELAPIVVDRAPSRSPVRAASSPPRVFSSKAGDDLDEGLWENTILYDYTPLSQRYDQQVGGRQRFLPDR
- a CDS encoding sigma-70 family RNA polymerase sigma factor — protein: MARARKKETTELQVMPSEARDHRLKLGEMTDSEVVQASLDGDPRAFNDLVRRYDQRLLNFVYRTIGDRERGQDLVQETFVRVYRHLHRFDKSKKFSTWIYTIASNLAKNELRNRARNPLVLFQTLKKNWDADHRPLEWEDTQYKPDDLFRKRHLRAKVEEAVEQLPEHHRIVFVLREMEGKTYEEIADITGCNLGTVKSRLNRARNNFAHIIAPMID